The Rickettsiales bacterium DNA segment AAAGAAATTAATTTTTTAGATAAATGTAATTTATCTATATTTTCCTCTAAAGTTTTTCTTCTTTTTTCCTGTTTTATGGAAGATAAACCATTGATTAAATTGTCAATATTTTGATATTGATTAATTAATTCGGCAGCAGTTTTAATTCCAATTCCTGGAACTCCTGGAACATTATCTGAGCTATCGCCCATTAGACTCAGAACATCTAAAACCTTATCTGGCGTAACTCCAAATTTTTCAACAACCTCATGGATTCCAATAACCCTATCCCGCATTGGGTCATACATATTAATATCTTCATCAACTAATTGCATTAAATCTTTATCAACGGAAACTATTGTAACCTTAAAACCCTCATTTTTTGCCTTTTTCGCGTAAGAGGCAATTATATCATCAGCCTCAAAACCAATTACTTCAATAGGTTCAAGATTAAGTGCAATTGCAGCTTCTCTAACTATTGCAAATTGAGGCTTCAAATCATCTGGGGCATCAGGGCGATTCGCTTTATATTCTGCATAAATTTCATTACGGAAGCTATCCTTTCCAGAATCAAAAACTAAAATTAAATAAATATTCTCCGCATTATTAGTGCTAACTTTATTTTTTAATTTCAAAATCATATTAGTAAAGCCATAAACTGCACCAACTGGAACTCCCAAAGGGCTTGTTAGCGGAGGCAAAGAGTGATAAGCCCTAAAAATATAGGAATATCCATCAACTATAAATAATCTTTTGTTTGTGGCAGTGTGCATTTTATTTTTATTTATTAATTAAAGCGAAAATTCCTTTTAATGTTTTTATTTCCTGATCAGTGAAATTATTTTTGGTGAACATATTTTTTATGTTAATCATCATATTTTTTTTCTTTTCTTTAACCTGAAAGAAGTTTTTTCTCTCTAATTGAGCTTCTAAAAAATTAACTAAAGATAAATATTCTGATTTATTAGCAATTAAATTCTTAGAATTATTATTAATTATTTTTTTAACTTTGGAATTATTCTTAAAAATCTCGTAAAGCATCACACAACAGGCTTGTGCGATGTTTAGAGAAGGGTATAAATCGCTAGTTTTTATAGTAACCATTTGATTACAAGCCGAAATCTCTTCATTACTTAGACCGCTAGATTCCCTACCAAATAATATTCCACATTTATAATTATTTATTTTTTTTGTAATTATCTTTCCTGCTTCTTCTGGATTTATAATTTCTTTTGAAATAAATCTCTTTACTGAAGCTGTTGCAGCTAAGTAACTTATATCTGATATTGCTTCTTCCAAATTTTCAAAAATTTCTGCATTATTTATTATGTCTTTTGCGTGTGCAGACATTTCATACGCTTTTTCATTAGGCCAACCATCTCGTGGGGCGATTATTCTTAAATTAACACAACCAAAATTTTTCATTATTCTTGCAACTGAGCCAATATTCTCACCCATTTGTGGCTTAGATAAAATAATATATATATTATTTAATGACATGTTTTCGCAAATAATTTATAGTTCTAAAAAATTATATACAGAGATTTATGAAAGTTGGCGATATTAATGAAAATTATAAAATTTCCCAAGCAAAAAAATTAAAAAAAATCACTACTCAATCAGGAGATTTTTCAAATTTACTCTCAAGTGATGAAATTTTTTCAGCAAATTTAACTTCTGAAACTAATTCAATTTCAGCCCTTACTAATATTAACCCATTGAACTCTATTAACTTTATTGATAGTTTTGCACCTTCAAATTCTAGGCAATTTGTGATTGAGCAAGGCAAAGATTTACTACAAAACCTTGAAAATCTCAGAAAAGCCCTTATTTTAGGTGTTTATGAACATAATTCTTTACTTAATCTTGAGGCAAGATTAAATAATATATCTATAAATGATGAAGATAAAGAAATAAAAAATATTATTGAAGAAATCAAAACTAGGGCAGCGGTAGAATTAGAAAAATTTAAGAAAAACAAAACTAAATAAGAGGTTTTACTATGGCAAAAAAAAATAAAAAAATTTCTAAGCCAGTTAAAAAATTACCCGCTAGTAAAGCTAAACCTAAGACTAAGAAAATTGTTAAAAAAGTAGAAAAGAAAATTTCTTCAAAAAAAATCACATCTGCAAAAAATAAATTAGTAAAAAAAACTACTAAAAAACCAGTAAAAAAAATTATTAAAAAGGAAATCAAAAAGCCAGCTAAGAAGCAAAATAAAGTTACGCAAAAAAAAATTATGGAAATAAAAAAGCCTTTGCCCGTAAGTAAAAATAAATTGCCCTCAAAGCCAATTAGTAAGCCTCAAAAGCCTCAAGAAATAAAAGAAAGGGAAATAATTTTGGATAATTCAAACGTTAAAGGTGAATTGAAAATAGCATTGAATCAGTCGCAACCAGCTATACTTAAAAAGCCCAGTGTGATGATGATACCATCTTTTCCGAATGCGAGAGAAAATTTTTTGGCAGAAAGAGAAAAAGAGCTTGAAAAGAAAGTAAAAACAAAGCAGAAATCGCCTGCAAATTCAAACTCAAAAATTAATAAAAAAATGGATATTAAAGGCAAAAAAGTTGAAGTTAAAAAAGATAAATCAGGCAAAATTATACTGCCTGAAAATTACAAGCCCTCTGATGATGAGCAATATATGAACCCTCTACAGGTTGAGTACTTTAGAAGAAAGCTAGAGGCCTGGAAAAAGGAATTACTTAATGAATCGAACGAAACTATTGAGCATCTGCAAGTTGAAACTTGGAATGAGCCAGACCCTTCAGATCAAGCAACTATAGTTGAGCAAACAGGCTTAGAGCTTAGAACTCGTGATAGATATAGAAAATTAATTTCAAAAATTGATAACGCCCTTAAAAGAGTTGAGGAAGGCGAATATGGCTATTGCGAAGTAACTGGTGAACCTATAGGCCTAAAACGCCTTGATGCAAGACCAATTGCCACAATGACAATCGCGGCACAAGAACAACACGAAATTGAAGAAAAATTGGCTAGAGAAGATTAGCCAATATCTAAAGAACATTCTTTTATAAGACATATAATTCATTTCTTAATGATACCCTGCGTTTGTTGCGTAGTTAATATATGAAAGTGTTTTTAAGTCTAATTTTTGAGCGTGTTTTATAGTTAACCCCGCAATAAATGTGGGGTTACAATTAGTGGTTAAGGAGCTTAAATTATTCTTAGTTAGCAATGCTACGAGGTTGCATTTAATAGGAAATAGAAAAAATTTAATATGTATAATTAATTTTTTCTAATTAAAGATGGGCATTAAATTCCAAATAATAATCTTTGAGGGTCTTCAATTAGTTGTTTAACACGAACTAGGAATGTTACAGCCTCTCTACCATCAATGATTCTGTGGTCATAAGAAAGAGCGATATACATCATATCACGCGCTTGAATTGAGCCATCAGCCATAACAACCGGGCGTTTAGTGATATTGTGAAGCCCCAAAATACCAGATTGTGGAGGGTTAATAATTGGCGTAGAAAGCATTGAGCCGTAAATTCCGCCATTTGTAATAGTGAATGTGCCACCAGTTAATTCCGCCATTGAGAGTTTGCCTTCACGAGCCATTTTTGCGAGCCTTGCAATTTCCTTTTCAATATCAGCGAAATTTATTTTATCACAATCACGCACA contains these protein-coding regions:
- the dksA gene encoding RNA polymerase-binding protein DksA is translated as MDIKGKKVEVKKDKSGKIILPENYKPSDDEQYMNPLQVEYFRRKLEAWKKELLNESNETIEHLQVETWNEPDPSDQATIVEQTGLELRTRDRYRKLISKIDNALKRVEEGEYGYCEVTGEPIGLKRLDARPIATMTIAAQEQHEIEEKLARED
- a CDS encoding RNA methyltransferase; translation: MSLNNIYIILSKPQMGENIGSVARIMKNFGCVNLRIIAPRDGWPNEKAYEMSAHAKDIINNAEIFENLEEAISDISYLAATASVKRFISKEIINPEEAGKIITKKINNYKCGILFGRESSGLSNEEISACNQMVTIKTSDLYPSLNIAQACCVMLYEIFKNNSKVKKIINNNSKNLIANKSEYLSLVNFLEAQLERKNFFQVKEKKKNMMINIKNMFTKNNFTDQEIKTLKGIFALINK
- a CDS encoding flagellar assembly protein FliX; amino-acid sequence: MKVGDINENYKISQAKKLKKITTQSGDFSNLLSSDEIFSANLTSETNSISALTNINPLNSINFIDSFAPSNSRQFVIEQGKDLLQNLENLRKALILGVYEHNSLLNLEARLNNISINDEDKEIKNIIEEIKTRAAVELEKFKKNKTK